In Opitutus sp., one genomic interval encodes:
- a CDS encoding DUF2934 domain-containing protein, with protein MKNNTPHSPALDHPSANEIRDYAYHLYEQNNRIPCRDLENWMEAKACLIARIPTHASHIRLQHFIASHEHGNVEKEIHYEGEHVRSALHPLDWLRSSLHHS; from the coding sequence ATGAAAAACAATACCCCTCATTCGCCCGCCCTCGACCATCCCAGCGCGAACGAGATCCGCGACTATGCCTATCACCTCTATGAACAGAACAACCGAATCCCCTGTCGAGACCTTGAAAATTGGATGGAGGCCAAAGCCTGTTTGATTGCTCGCATACCCACCCATGCTTCGCACATCCGGCTCCAGCATTTTATAGCCAGCCACGAACACGGAAATGTTGAGAAAGAAATCCATTACGAAGGTGAACATGTGCGGTCAGCGCTTCACCCCTTGGATTGGTTGCGGTCGTCCTTACACCACTCCTGA